The DNA segment TCGAGCTGGGCACGCTGATGCGGATGAGCCAGGTGATCGTCTCGGTGACCGGGGTGGACCCGGCACAGGTCGCGGTGATTTCGGGACCCAACCTGGCCAGTGAGATCGCGCAATGCCAGCCCGCCGCCACCGTGATCGCGTGCAGCGACTCCGGTCGGGCGGTAACGCTGCAACGCTTCCTGAACAGCGGGTACTTTCGCCCCTACACCAACTCCGATGTCGTCGGCACCGAGATCGGTGGGGCCTGCAAGAACGTCATCGCGCTCGCCTGTGGGATGGCGGCCGGGGTTGGCCTGGGCGAAAACACCACGGCGGCGATCATCACCCGAGGCCTGGCGGAGATCATGCGGCTGGGGATCGCGCTCGGCGCCCAGGGCGCGACGCTGGCCGGGCTGGCCGGGGTGGGTGACCTGGTGGCTACCTGCACCTCACCGCACTCGCGTAACCGGTCGTTGGGTGAGCGGCTGGGCCGGGGCGAGACCATGCCGTCGGCGTTGCACGGCTCCCCCAATGGCGGAGACGGTCCCGTCGTCGAAGGGGTGACGTCATGTGAGTCGGTGCTCGCGCTGGCGTCCAGCTACGACGTCGAAATGCCGCTCACCGACGCCGTGCACCGGGTCTGTCACAAGGGGTTGTCGGTGACCGAGGCGATCGCTCTGCTGTTGGGTCGCAGCACCAAGCCCGAATGAGCCTCCGCACCTCAAAACCGCAGCTCGGGGTGCCAGCCCCGACCCGGCAGCGCGGTAGCCGGTAGCCTCTGAAGGTTGTGGGTGCCAGCGACCGCCGTGACCAGCGGGTGCGCGTCGCCGTCGTGTTCGGCGGGCGCAGCAACGAACACGCCATCTCGTGTGTGTCCGCCGGCAGCATCCTGCGCAACCTCGACCCGCAGCGGTTCGACGTGCTCGCCATCGGCATCACCCGCGACGGCTCGTGGGTGCTCACCGACGGCGACCCCGATGCGCTGGCGATCACCGATCGGCAACTGCCCACGGTGCGCCCCGGATCGGGGACCGAGCTGGTGTTGCCCGCCGATCCGCGCCGGGGCGGGCAGTTGGTGTCGCTGCCGCCGGGTGCTGGCGAGGTGTTGGGCGCGGTCGACGTGGTGTTCCCGGTGCTGCACGGCCCGTATGGCGAGGACGGCACCATCCAGGGGTTGCTCGAACTTGCCGGTGTGCCCTACGTGGGCGCCGGGGTGCTGGCCAGCGCCGTGGGCATGGACAAGGAATTCGCCAAGAAGCTGCTCAGCGCCGAGGGACTTCCGGTGGGCGCCTACGCGGTGCTACGCCCGTCGCGGCCGACGTTGCACCGGCGGGAGCGCGAGCGGCTGGGTTTGCCGGTGTTCGTCAAACCCGCGCGGGGCGGCTCGTCGATCGGCGTCAGCCGGGTGTCGAGCTGGGACCAGCTGGCCGCCGCGGTCACGGCGGCCCGCCACCACGATCCGAAGGTGATCGTGGAGTCGGCGATCAACGGCCGCGAGCTGGAATGCGGCGTCCTCGAAAAGCCCGACGGCACAGTGGAGGCCAGCACGCTGGGGGAGATCCGGGTCGCCGGGGTGCGCGGACGGGAGGACGCCTTCTACGACTTCGCGACCAAATACCTCGACGAGGCAGCCGAATTGGACGTTCCGGCCAAGGTCGACGACGACGTCGCCGACGCGGTGCGGCAGTTGGCGATCCGGGCGTTTAGGGCCATCGACTGTCAGGGCCTGGCCCGGGTGGACTTTTTCCTCACCGACGACGGTCCGGTGGTCAACGAGATCAACACGATGCCGGGATTCACCACGATCTCGATGTTCCCGCGGATGTGGGCGGCCAGTGGCGTGGACTATCCCACCCTGCTGGCGACCATGGTGGACACCGCGTTGGCCCACGGGGTCGGGCTGCGCTGACGCTCCGGCTAACCAGCCGGCGCCGGGTTGATCGGCACCTGGGCCAGGGTGCGGTCGATCACCTCGGACAGCTGCTGGATGGGGGTGGGTCCCGAGCCCGCCGGGAGCGTCAGTGCCACATAGACCGGACGGTCCACGGTGTACCAGGTGGAGCGGCGCTCGCCGGCCGACTGGGCGGCCACCTCAAACCACTGCACCCGGTCGACGAACTGGATCGCCGAGCCCGCCACGAACTCGGCCGGGCGGTCGAGTCCGCAGCGCATGATCACCGGCTCGCCCTCGCGCCCGGCCCGCCAGGCGGCCGCGCCGTCGGGCGCCGGCGGGGCGACCGGCACCCGCTGGTAGTCGCCAAGGTGGCCGGGCAGCGCCGCCAGCAGCGCCTGGCAGGCGGGAGCGGCGGCCTGCGGGGCGGCCACCGCGGGAATGGCGACCGGTTGCGGCGTCCGGTGGCGGGTTGCCGCGAGGACCAGGATCCCCCCAACCGCCGCCACGGCCAGGGCCACCGCGGCGATCATCACGACGCGCGGCGGTCCGTCGGAGTCGGCGTCCGAGTCGCCTGTCACCTGGCTGGCCACCTCCGATCTCATACACTGACGCGGGCGGGCAGGGACTCAAGTTACCGCAGGCCGTGCGGCCATCGGTTGGCCGAGACGGGTCGAGGGAGGTGACGTGCGCGACGACACGGCGGCGGAGTCTGCCAGCCTGGACCAGCTCGGTGAGTTCGCCGTGATCGACCGGTTGGTGCGGGGACGACGCCAGCCCGCCGCGGTGCTGGTCGGGCCCGGTGACGACGCGGCGGTGGTGGCCGTCGGTGGTGGCCGTGCCGTGATGTCGACCGACATGTTGGTGCAGGATCGGCACTTTCGGCTGGATTGGTCGACACCGCACGATGTCGGCCGCAAGGCCATCGCCCAGAACGCGGCCGACATCGAGGCGGTGGGCGCGCGGCCCATGGCGTTCGTGGTGGGGTTCGCGGCGCCCGGCGATACCCGGGCAGCCCGGGTGAGCGCGCTCGTTGACGGGCTGTGGGACGAGGCGGAGCGCATCGGGGCCGGCATCGCCGGCGGCGACCTGGTCAGCTGCCCGCAGTGGGTGGTGTCGGTGACGGTGCTCGGAGAGCTGGACGGCCGCCCGCCGGTGTCGCGGTCCGGGGCCCAAGCCGGGTCGGTGCTCGCCGTGATCGGCGAACTGGGCCGCTCTGCCGCCGGTTATGCGTTGTGGCACAACGGGGTTGACGGGTTTGACGAGTTGCGCCGCCGTCACCTGGTGCCCGAGCCACCCTACGGTCAGGGCGTGGCGGCAGCGGTCGCTGGGGCCCAGGCGATGATCGACGTCTCCGACGGCCTGATCGCCGATCTGCGCCACGTTGCGCGGGCATCGGGGGTCGGTATCGACCTGTCCACCGCGGCGCTGGCCGCGGACGTCGAGGCGTTGACCGCGGCCGCCGCCGCGGTGCGGGCCGATCCGTGGCCGTGGGTGTTGACCGGCGGTGAAGATCATGCCCTGGCCGCCTGTTTCGCCGGTCCGGCTCCAGTTGGGTGGCGGGTTGTCGGGCGGGTGCTCGACGGGCCGGCCAGGGTGCTTGTCGACGGTGCGGAGTGGTCTGGCTATGCGGGCTGGCAGTCCTTCGGGAGGTAGGGTGGCGCGGTGACCGTCGACGCGCACCGGAACGCTGGTGGTGACAGGGCCGTGGTGAGCGCACGCCCGCTCAGTGAACTCGTCGAGCAGGGTTGGGCGTCCGCGCTGGCGCCGGTGGCCGAGCACGTCGCCCGGATGGGACAGTTCCTGCGCGCCGAGCTCGCGGCCGGCCGCAGATACCTGCCCGCCGGGCCGAATGTGTTGCGCGCCTTCACTTTCCCGTTCGACCAGGTGAGGGTGCTGATCGTGGGGCAAGACCCCTACCCAACGCCCGGACATGCCGTGGGCCTGAGCTTCTCGGTTGCCCCCGAGGTGAGCCCGCTGCCGCGCAGCCTGGCCAACATCTTCGACGAGTACAGCGCCGACCTCGGCTATCCGCAGCCGTCATGCGGTGATCTGACGCCCTGGGCGCACCGGGGCGTGCTGCTGCTGAACCGGGTGCTTACGGTGCGCCCCAACAACCCGGCGTCGCATCGGGGCAAAGGCTGGGAGGCGGTCACCGAGTGCGCGATCCGCGCTCTGGTCGCGCGCTCGGCGCCGCTGGTGGCGATTCTGTGGGGCCGCGACGCGTCGACGCTCAAGCCGATGCTGGCCGCCGGCAACTGCGTCGCCATCGAGTCGCCGCACCCTTCGCCGCTGTCGGCGGCTCGCGGGTTCTTCGGCTCTCGGCCGTTCAGCCGGGCCAACGAACTGCTCGCGGGACTGGGCGCCGAGCCGATCG comes from the Mycobacterium shinjukuense genome and includes:
- a CDS encoding NAD(P)H-dependent glycerol-3-phosphate dehydrogenase encodes the protein MASTSTIAVMGAGAWGTVLAKVLADAGKEVTLWARRAEIAEQINATRYNPEYLPGTLLPPGIHATADAGEALGGATTVLLGVPAQTMRANLERWAPLFRDGATLVSLAKGIELGTLMRMSQVIVSVTGVDPAQVAVISGPNLASEIAQCQPAATVIACSDSGRAVTLQRFLNSGYFRPYTNSDVVGTEIGGACKNVIALACGMAAGVGLGENTTAAIITRGLAEIMRLGIALGAQGATLAGLAGVGDLVATCTSPHSRNRSLGERLGRGETMPSALHGSPNGGDGPVVEGVTSCESVLALASSYDVEMPLTDAVHRVCHKGLSVTEAIALLLGRSTKPE
- a CDS encoding D-alanine--D-alanine ligase family protein → MGASDRRDQRVRVAVVFGGRSNEHAISCVSAGSILRNLDPQRFDVLAIGITRDGSWVLTDGDPDALAITDRQLPTVRPGSGTELVLPADPRRGGQLVSLPPGAGEVLGAVDVVFPVLHGPYGEDGTIQGLLELAGVPYVGAGVLASAVGMDKEFAKKLLSAEGLPVGAYAVLRPSRPTLHRRERERLGLPVFVKPARGGSSIGVSRVSSWDQLAAAVTAARHHDPKVIVESAINGRELECGVLEKPDGTVEASTLGEIRVAGVRGREDAFYDFATKYLDEAAELDVPAKVDDDVADAVRQLAIRAFRAIDCQGLARVDFFLTDDGPVVNEINTMPGFTTISMFPRMWAASGVDYPTLLATMVDTALAHGVGLR
- a CDS encoding DUF3515 domain-containing protein; this encodes MRSEVASQVTGDSDADSDGPPRVVMIAAVALAVAAVGGILVLAATRHRTPQPVAIPAVAAPQAAAPACQALLAALPGHLGDYQRVPVAPPAPDGAAAWRAGREGEPVIMRCGLDRPAEFVAGSAIQFVDRVQWFEVAAQSAGERRSTWYTVDRPVYVALTLPAGSGPTPIQQLSEVIDRTLAQVPINPAPAG
- a CDS encoding thiamine-phosphate kinase, producing the protein MRDDTAAESASLDQLGEFAVIDRLVRGRRQPAAVLVGPGDDAAVVAVGGGRAVMSTDMLVQDRHFRLDWSTPHDVGRKAIAQNAADIEAVGARPMAFVVGFAAPGDTRAARVSALVDGLWDEAERIGAGIAGGDLVSCPQWVVSVTVLGELDGRPPVSRSGAQAGSVLAVIGELGRSAAGYALWHNGVDGFDELRRRHLVPEPPYGQGVAAAVAGAQAMIDVSDGLIADLRHVARASGVGIDLSTAALAADVEALTAAAAAVRADPWPWVLTGGEDHALAACFAGPAPVGWRVVGRVLDGPARVLVDGAEWSGYAGWQSFGR
- a CDS encoding uracil-DNA glycosylase codes for the protein MSARPLSELVEQGWASALAPVAEHVARMGQFLRAELAAGRRYLPAGPNVLRAFTFPFDQVRVLIVGQDPYPTPGHAVGLSFSVAPEVSPLPRSLANIFDEYSADLGYPQPSCGDLTPWAHRGVLLLNRVLTVRPNNPASHRGKGWEAVTECAIRALVARSAPLVAILWGRDASTLKPMLAAGNCVAIESPHPSPLSAARGFFGSRPFSRANELLAGLGAEPIDWRLP